A DNA window from Melanotaenia boesemani isolate fMelBoe1 chromosome 6, fMelBoe1.pri, whole genome shotgun sequence contains the following coding sequences:
- the LOC121641921 gene encoding protein SOGA3, with protein MMNPSSSADLSRQPDNSSRKQQRSSSPAGLKEAGPKTAQKGSNSTKPASKQGGGGGSGGGRGSRGHSPVSTGRERQAGGVPAIRGAAAVQAAGAESPTLSRPAVDRGSVQSADDSSRLVTDSSSPSRADPNRVVSDQPCASKSPKLRSKNSRGGETASTTTTTTTSSSKKSSKSTVGCGPGFWKEGCLQSELIQFHLNKSLGKKGTKMQTKSTSPPASEPELSPEPYSPQLAPQPDQRMQDEIERLEDENEDLKNEIEEMRAEMDEMRDTFYEEDACQLQDMRRELERANKNCRILQYRLKKAERKRLRFTESGQVDGELLRSLEQDLKVAKDVSVRLHHELENVEEKRTKTDEENEKLRQQLIEVEVTKQALQNELEKAKELSLKRRGNKDGQRAERKIPQTPIEEENEDLKCQLAFIKEEATLMRKKMAKIDKEKDRLEQELQKYRSFYGDVDSPLPKGEAGGPPTTRESELKLRLRLVEEEANILGRKIVELEVENRGLKAELDDMREDSLAAAGVDGSSSGGQQSREQGEALSELRQQLQLVEDEAELLRRNLADIEEENKKVTNELNKLKYKAGSHEAGSRHGGGADPAKVEALQEELKAARLQINELSGKVLQLQYENRVLLSNMQRYDLASHLGIRGSPRDSDAESDGGREDDTPSASASSPRLLPPHRKREGPIGGESDSDEVRNIRCLTPTRSLYSPVDSRFLSRSLKDRQSMIDIRIEAERLGRTIDRLIADTSTIIAEARVYVTNGELFARLDEDEEGGRIREHELLYRINAQMKAFRKELQSFIDRLDVPKQEDKQDEEPLSMFQPIILLILILVLFSSLSYATIFKLVFLFTLFFVL; from the exons ATGATGAACCCCTCGTCATCTGCCGACTTGTCTCGGCAGCCAGACAATAGCAGCCGGAAGCAGCAGCGTTCGTCGTCTCCGGCCGGCCTCAAAGAAGCTGGACCTAAAACTGCGCAAAAGGGCAGTAACTCGACTAAGCCTGCATCGAAGcaaggagggggaggaggaagtggaggagGGAGAGGTAGCCGAGGTCATTCTCCTGTTTCCACGGGAAGGGAGCGGCAGGCCGGAGGCGTTCCTGCCATCAGAGGCGCGGCTGCTGTCCAGGCTGCTGGTGCTGAAAGCCCGACGCTGAGCAGGCCCGCGGTGGACAGGGGCTCCGTACAATCAGCGGATGACTCCTCGCGCCTTGTCACAGACTCTTCCTCGCCTTCTAGAGCAGACCCAAACCGCGTTGTCTCCGACCAACCCTGCGCATCCAAATCTCCCAAACTGAGGAGCAAAAATTCGCGAGGAGGAGAGACCGCATCgacaaccaccaccaccaccaccagcagcagcaagaAAAGCTCCAAAAGCACAGTTGGATGCGGACCTGGTTTCTGGAAGGAGGGATGCTTACAGTCCGAACTAATACAGTTTCACCTGAATAAGAGCTTGGGGAAGAAAGGGACAAAGATGCAGACAAAGTCAACGTCTCCCCCGGCATCGGAGCCTGAGCTGTCCCCCGAGCCCTACAGTCCACAGTTGGCTCCGCAGCCAGATCAGAGAATGCAAGACGAAATTGAAAGACTGGAGGACGAAAACGAGGACCTCAAG AATGAAATCGAGGAGATGCGGGCAGAGATGGATGAAATGCGGGACACTTTCTATGAAGAAGACGCCTGCCAGCTGCAGGACATGCGCAGAGAGCTAGAAAGAGCCAACAAAAACTGTCGGATCCTCCAGTACCGGCTAAAGAAGGCCGAGAGAAAGAGACTTAGGTTCACAGAAAGTGGTCAAGTGGATGGAGAGTTACTTAGAAGCCTGGAGCAAGACCTAAAG GTGGCGAAGGATGTATCAGTGCGCTTACACCATGAGCTGGAGAATGTGGAGGAAAAGAGGACAAAGACAGATGAGGAGAATGAGAAGCTCAGGCAGCAGCTGATTGAGGTGGAGGTCACCAAACAGGCCCTACAAAATGAGCTTGAAAAAGCAAAAGAG CTCTCACtgaaaagaagaggaaataaGGATGGTCAGAGAGCAGAGAGAAAGATCCCACAGACCCCTATCGAG GAAGAAAATGAGGATCTGAAGTGCCAGCTAGCCTTTATCAAAGAAGAAGCCACtttgatgaggaaaaaaatggcaAAGATTGACAAAGAGAAGGATCGACTCGAGCAGGAGCTGCAGAAGTACCGATCCTTTTATGGAGACGTGGACAGCCCTCTGCCTAAAGGTGAGGCTGGAGGACCTCCCACCACACGTGAATCTGAGCTAAAACTTCGTTTACgcctggtggaggaggaggccAACATCTTGGGGAGGAAGATTGTGGAGCTGGAGGTGGAGAACAGAGGTCTGAAGGCTGAGCTGGATGACATGAGGGAGGACAG TTTGGCAGCAGCAGGAGTGGATGGTTCTAGCAGTGGAGGCCAGCAGAGCAGGGAGCAGGGCGAGGCCCTGTCTGAGCTGAGGCAGCAGCTTCAGCTGGTGGAAGATGAAGCTGAACTTCTCCGCAGGAACTTAGCAGACATAGAAGAGGAGAATAAAAAG GTGACAAATGAGCTCAATAAACTTAAATACAAGGCTGGATCCCATGAAGCTGGATCAAGACATGGAG GAGGAGCTGATCCTGCTAAAGTGGAGGCCCTCCAGGAGGAGCTGAAAGCAGCACGTCTTCAGATCAATGAACTGAGCGGCAAAGTTCTGCAGCTCCAGTACGAGAACCGAGTGCTGCTCTCCAACATGCAGCGCTACGACCTGGCCTCACACCTGGGCATCCGCGGCAGCCCTCGGGACAGTGATGCAGAGAGCGATGGAGGGCGTGAAGACGACACGCCCTCAGCCTCAGCTTCCTCTCCTCGTCTGCTTCCACCCCACCGCAAGCGTGAAGGCCCTATTGGGGGGGAGAGTGACTCAGATGAGGTGAGGAACATCCGCTGCCTCACCCCAACACGCTCGCTTTACTCACCCGTAGACAGTCGTTTTTTATCCAGAAGCCTGAAGGACCGGCAATCAATGATAGACATCCGCATCGAGGCGGAGAGGCTGGGCCGGACCATCGACAGGCTCATCGCTGACACCAGCACTATCATCGCAGAGGCCCGGGTGTATGTCACCAATGGGGAGCTTTTTGCTAGGCtggatgaggatgaagaaggtGGCAG GATTAGAGAGCATGAGCTGCTGTATCGTATCAACGCCCAAATGAAAGCCTTCAGAAAGGAGCTGCAGAGCTTCATAGACCGTCTGGATGTTCCCAAGCAAGAAGATAAACAGGATGAAGAACCATTGTCT ATGTTTCAGCCAATTATTTTGCTGATTCTCATTCTTGTTCTGTTTTCCTCACTCTCGtatgccaccatttttaaattGGTATTTCTTTTCACCCTCTTTTTTGTTCTGTAA
- the elovl4a gene encoding elongation of very long chain fatty acids protein 4a: protein MEIVTHLINDTIEFYKWTLTIADKRVEKWALMDNPLPTLAISTSYLLFLWLGPKYMKNREPFQLRKTLIVYNFSMVFLNFFIFKELFMAARAARYSYICQPVDYSDDPNEVRVAGALWWYFVSKGIEYLDTVFFILRKKFSQVTFLHVYHHCTMFTLWWIGIKWVAGGQSFFGAHMNALIHVLMYLYYGLASCGPKIQKYLWWKKYLTIIQMIQFHVTIGHTALSLYVNCDFPHWMHYSLICYAVTFIILFGNFYYQTYRRQQPARRDTSSSSRAGKALSNGTLNGLSKAGSGAALMGSKEEKPQENSGRRKRKGRAKRD, encoded by the exons ATGGAGATTGTCACACATTTAATTAATGACACCATAGAGTTCTACAAATGGACCCTAACTATTGCAG ACAAGCGAGTGGAGAAATGGGCTCTGATGGACAACCCGCTGCCCACATTGGCCATCAGCACCTCCTACCTGCTCTTCCTCTGGTTGGGGCCCAAATACATGAAGAACAGAGAGCCATTCCAGCTCCGCAAAACTCTCATTGTCTACAACTTCAGCATGGTCTTCCTCAACTTCTTCATCTTTAAAGAG CTGTTTATGGCAGCACGGGCGGCAAGATACAGTTACATATGTCAACCTGTGGACTATTCCGATGACCCCAATGAAGTCAGG GTGGCAGGGGCGCTGTGGTGGTACTTCGTCTCCAAGGGCATCGAGTATCTGGACACTGTGTTTTTCATCTTGAGGAAAAAGTTCAGCCAGGTTACCTTCCTGCACGTCTACCACCACTGCACCATGTTCACACTCTGGTGGATTGGCATTAAGTGGGTTGCTGGAGGACAGT CATTCTTTGGTGCACACATGAATGCACTGATCCATGTCTTGATGTATCTCTATTATGGTTTGGCCTCCTGTGGACCTAAGATCCAAAAGTACCTTTGGTGGAAGAAGTACTTGACCATCATCCAGATG aTTCAGTTCCACGTCACTATTGGTCACACAGCCTTGTCGCTGTACGTCAACTGCGACTTCCCTCACTGGATGCACTACTCCCTCATCTGCTACGCCGTCACCTTCATCATCCTGTTCGGCAACTTCTACTACCAAACCTACCGCCGCCAGCAGCCTGCGCGACGCGACACATCTTCTTCCTCCAGAGCAGGCAAGGCTCTCTCTAACGGCACCCTCAATGGGCTCAGCAAAGCCGGCAGTGGAGCAGCACTGATGGGAAGCAAAGAGGAGAAGCCTCAGGAGAACTCtggaaggagaaagaggaaaggACGTGCTAAAAGAGATTAG